Within the Leisingera thetidis genome, the region CGGTGTCCGGATTTTTGTGCTTGCGCTGCAGACTGCAGGCGCGATGGCGGCCCAAAGCACCTCTTTGTCGCAGGTTCTGGGCGGTATCGGGGCTGAACCGATGCCGGCGCTTGGCGCTGTTCTGATGATCTCCGGTGTGGCCCTGGCCGTCATGATGGGGCTGCATGTACGGGTGGCGGAGTTGCTGATCCGCTCTTACCAGATGTTTCCCGCGGGCCAGTTCCCGGCCGCGGCCGGACTGACGGAATGGGGCGTTTTCCGGGTGTCGCAGAGCTTTTCGCTGGCGTTCACGCTGGCGGCCCCGTTCGTGGTCACTGCGGTGATCTATAACTTGACTCTTGGAGTGATCAACCGGGCGATGCCGCAGCTGATGGTGGCAATGGTTGGAGCACCGGTGATTACCTTCATCGGGCTGTTTATCCTGATGGTCGGCAGCCCGACGATCCTGAATGTCTGGTCCTGGTCCCTGATGGCCTTTTTTGCGGATCCGGGGGGCGGAATGCCATGAGCGGTCAGGACGACGATTCTGAAAAGTCATTCGAGCCGACGGAACAGAAGCTCCGAAAGGCCCGTGAAAAGGGTGAAGTAGCCAAATCCACCGACCTCTCGGTGGCCGCGGCCTATCTGGGCCTGATCATCGCGTTATACGCGTCCGGCAGCGGCAGCGTCGAGGGGATCGGTACAGCGCTGATGGCCTTTCTGGACCAGCCGGACCGGCTGGCACCTCTGTTCTTCGAGGGGTCTGCCGCGGCGCCCGTAGGTGGTTTCATCGGCAGTGCTTTCCGTCCGGTGATGCCTTGGTTCCTGGTGCCTTTTGCGCTGGTGCTGCTGTCGATTGTCGGCCAGCGGGCGATGGTCTTTGCTCCCAGCAAGCTCGAGCCGAAGCTGTCGCGCATATCCGTCATTTCCAATGCCAAGAACAAGTTCGGCCGTTCTGGCTTGTTCGAGTTCTTCAAGAGCTTTGTGAAGCTTCTTCTTTATTCGGTATGTTTGAGTGTCTACTTGTCCTACCGGCTGCCTGAGATGATTGCCTCCGCCGGTACCGGCCCCCAATCGGTGGTCCTGATGCTGGCGCAGCTGGCGATGGAGTTCCTGTTTCTGGCTCTGGTCATCGCGCTGTCGATCGGTGTTGTGGATGCCGCCTTTCAGCATGCCGAACACCGCCGCAAGAACATGATGTCGCGCAAGGAAATCCAGGATGAGATCAAGGATTCCGAGGGCGACCCGCACATGAAAGGCCAGCGGCGCCAGCGCGGGCAGCAAATTGCGATGGGGCAGATGCTGGCCGATGTTCCCAAGGCGGATGTGGTGATCGTCAACCCCACTCATTACGCGGTTGCCCTGCAATGGAGCCGCGAGAAAGGCGCAGCGCCTGTCTGTGTAGCCAAGGGGGTTGATGAAATCGCTGCGGCGATCCGGCGCGTCGCAAGCGAAAACGCTGTGCCAATCCACAGCGATCCGCCGACGGCACGGGCGCTGCATGCCGCGGTCGAGATCGGCGATGAGATTCTGGAAGAGCATTATGCACCGGTGGCGGCGGCAATCCGCTTTGCCGAAGAGATGCGCAAGCGTGCAAAAGGAAAGGTCACATGAAGCAGAAAATGCTGGATCAGATGGCGGCGGTGACCGCAGCGCTATATATGCAGGAGCATGCACGGATACAGCCTGTGCTGGCCCGTGAAGCAGAGCTGCGCGGGCAGCTGGCCAAGCTGAACACCCAGGTGCAGGCCGCACGGGAGCAAGCCGGCGGCGATCACGCGATGAAGGCTGTGGGGGCGGACCTGCTATGGCAGGGCTGGCATACCCGGGCCCGGCGGCAGCTGAACCTGGAGCTGGCACAGGCCACCGCGCAAAAGCTGCGGATGATGGATCAGCTGCGCAAGGCCTTTGGGCGCAAGCAGGCGGTGGATACCATGGCTTCTGTAGAACGCAGGCGGCACAAGGCTGAGCAGGCGAAGACTTTCCTGGACCGGCTGCTGGAAGGCTGAAACCTCCGGGCTGCAACGTAAATAATGAAAGCCGGCCCCAAGGGACCGGCTTTCAATTTTTCCATTTGGGCAGCTGCATCCGGTTAGACGTCCTGGCGGGAAATCTCCATGATCAGAACGTCATAAACACCTTTGCCAATTTGTTTCTGCGCGGCTTCGCGCAAGGCAGTGCGCAGCGGCTCGAGCACATCCGAGCGGGTGAACGCTCCGCGGAAGCCGCCCATATTGGCATGATCAAAGAGGACTTGCAGAAAGACATCACGCAGTTTGGGCTCATAGGCGTGCACCTTTTCGCTGGTGCCTTTCCTGGTCTCCAGGCTGAGCGAAATCACCACCAGCGATGTCAGTTGATCGCGTTCCACCACAGGCACCACAAACTGGTTGGTGATCTTGATGTATTCGCGCTGATTCTCTTCGCTTTCTTCGGCGACTTCTTCTTTGGCCTCTTCAGGCGTAGGCGCGGCTTGGCTGCTTCCGGGGGCAGCGTGTTCTTCTTCGGGAGGAGGTGCCAGCATGATGCCGGCGCCAATGCCGCCTCCGGTCCCGATGATCAGCAGAATGACTGGCAGGAGTTTCGTCAGCATGGCTACCCTCAAAACGGCAGGACAACGTCGAGCAGCTGCTGGCCGTAGCGCGGCTGCTGAACATCGGTGATCTGACCGCGGCCGCCATAGGACACCCGGGCCGAGGCGATCTTGTCATAGGTGATCTCATTCTGGCGGCTGATGTCCTGGGGCCGGACATAGCCGGTTACCAGAAGCTCGCGCAGTTCGAAGTTCACCCGCAACTCCTGGGTGCCGCTTATCGCCAGCACGCCGTTTGGCAGAACGTCGACCACAGTTGCTGCAACCCGCAGCTCCAGCTTTTCACTGCGCTTGACGGATCCCTTGCCGCCGGACGCGCTGGAACTGCCAAGCTCAACGGCATCGGCGGATGTGGCTCCGTCTGGCAGCTTCCTGTCCAGCCGCTGCGGCAGGCCAAGAAGGTGCGGCATGTTCAGGCTTTCGGAGCCCGACCGCGACCGTTGGGTGTCGTTGGAGATCTCCGCCTCCTCGTCGATTTCGATCACCACTGTCAGTATGTCGCCGCGCTTGATTGCACGTCGGTCTCCCAGCAGCGATTGCTGCGAACCGCTCCACAGCGAGGCGCCATCGACAGTGCGCCGGGTCTGGGTCTGTGCCGGCAGCCCCTGGTACAGCATCGCGACATGTTCCGGTGTTTCATTGGCCGGGGTGAAGGACGGTGCTTTGCCCAAGTGGTCCATCCGGCCGCAGGCGGTCAGCAGCGCCAGTCCGAACAGCAATGGTGTGACGGGGGAGAAATTCTTTGTCATCAGTTTACCTCTACGGAGCCGTCTTCCGTGATCCGGCCGGTGACGGTGGTGCGGGAAGAGAGATTCATGACCCGGACGGCCTCGCCGGCAGCGCCGCGGCCCAGGGCGCGGCCTTCTGCGGCAATGGACAGCACGCCTTGGCGGAAGATCAGGGTGACCAGGTCGTTGCGTTCAACAATGGCCGGCGGGCCGATATCCCCGGGCCGCAAGGGCCGTCCGGCATACAGCGCGACGCGGGCTTCCATGCCCGCAACCGCTGCCGGGTCCGACAGCGCGCCAAGGATCTCGCCTTTCTTGAGTGCCAGGTCTTCGGCATTGACGATCTCCTTTGCGCGGATTGTGCGCAGCGGGATCAGGTATTCCGCCCAGGCGGGCGGTGCGCTCAGCGCGGCAGCGGTCAGAAAGGCGAGGGCAAGTTTCATCAGCGCACCTGTGTCGTTGCACCCATCATCTGGTCGACAGCCGAGATGACCTTGGCATTCATTTCATAGCCGCGCTGTGCTTCGATCAGTTCGGTCACTTCGCGCACTGCGTCGACCGAGCTTCCTTCCAGATAGCCCTGGCGCAGGGTACCAAGCCCGTCTTCGCCGGCGTTGGAAACCGTAGGGGCTCCGGAGGCTTCAGTTTCAGTGAACAGATTGCTGCCGATCGCCTCGAGCCCTTTGGGGTTGGTAAATCCTGCCAGGGTGAACTGGCCCAGGAGCTGGCCTTCGGCAGATTCTTCAAAGTATCCGTAGACTTCGCCTTCAGCATTGATCGAGATGCTGGTGGCATCGTCGGGGATAGTGACTTCCGGCGATACCGCAAACCCGTCCGAGGTCACGATCAGCCCTTCGGCAGAGCGCTTCAGGGCGCCGTCGCGGGTGTAGGCGGTCTGGCCTGAAGGCAGCGTCACTTCCAAGTAGCCCTTGCCGTCGATGGCAAGATCCAGATCATTGTTGGTCTGCTGCAGCGCTCCTTGCGACAGATGCACGGAAACGGCGGCCGGGCGCACGCCGAGGCCAACCTGCACACCGGTCGGAAGCACGGTGCCGTCGGATGCATTGACGGTGCCGGCCCGCGAAATCTGCTGGTAGTGCAGATCGGCGAACTCTGCGCGCCGCGCGTTGTAGGCGGTGGTGTTCATATTGGCGAGGTTGTTGGAGATTGTCTCCACCCGCAATTGCTGGGCGCTCATGCCGGTTGCTGCGATCTTCAAAGCACGCATCTGGATTCTCCTAGGACTTGATCAGGTTTTTGATGGCATTGCGGATGCGCTCGTCTTCCGCCTGCAGAAAGCTCTGGCCCATCTCATAGGCGCGCTGGACTTCGATCATCCGGGTGACTTCTGAAATCGCGTTTACGTTGGAGCCTTCCAGGAAACCCTGCAGCACCTTCGAATCGAATGAATCCTCGATCTCGCCGTCGACGCGGAACATCACACCGTCCTCGCGCACCAGCGTGTGCTGTTCCATCGGCTTGAACAGGCCCAGCTGCCCCAGCAGGAGTCCATTTGCGCTCATCGAGCCGTCCGCGCCCACTTCGATCTTGCCGGCGTCCGGCGGCACGAAAACGGGGGCACGGCCTGCATCCAGCACCCTGTAGCCATCCATGGTCACCAGGTCGCCATCGGCATTCGGGGAAAACGCCCCGGAGCGGGTCAGCCGTTCACCCTGCGGTGTCTCGACCATAAAGAAGCCATCGCCTTCCACGGCAAAGTCAAACGTCCCGCCGGTTTTGGTAAGCTGGCCCTGCTCCATCGAGGTGTTGAAGATATTCGCACGCGACATCGACAGCGACTGCTGCCCGGGCGACGACTGCACGAATTCCGAAAAGATCAACCCCTCCTGGCGGTAACCGGTGGTGGCGGAGTTTGCGATATTGTTTGCGATGACGCGCATTTCCCGCATCAGGCCCGACTGGCGTGAAAGGGTGGCGTAGCCTGCATTTTCCATTACGAACCTCCAGCAATCATCGGAACAATGTGGCCGTCGAAAAAGGCCACCAGCGTTTGTGTCATGAAACCCATGGTCACCCAGAAAACGACCAGGATCGCTGCCAGTTTCGGCACGAAGGTCAGGGTCATTTCCTGCACCGAGGTCAGGGCCTGAAACAGACCGACGGCAAGACCTATCGCCAGTGCGACAGCCAGGATCGGCGTCGACATGGTGACGGCGGCCCACAGGGCCTGGCGCAGGGTGTCATAAAACAGGCTTTCGCTCATCATGGCTCAGACCGGCATCCTCAGGATTTCTTGGTAGGCCTCAACGACCTTGTTGCGTACGGTGACAGCCGTCTCGACCGCCAGTTCGGTCTGTGCCAGCGCCTGCACCAGGGCGTGGGGATCTGCCTGCGAGGTCATCGCCTGCACGGAGATCTGCTCGCTTTGCTGAAGGGTCGTGGCGAAATCTTCGAAGCTCTGCTTCAGATGGGCGCCCGCACCAGTGCCGGCGGCATCATGGTTGGGATCAGCTTTGGTTGCTGGACGAGCGGCGGTATAGCCGCTTGCGGCGGAAAGACTGCGAATATCCATTCTGGATCTCCAAAAGTTTTGGTTAACGTCTCAATAGGTCCATAAGTGAAGCCGACATCGTGCGGGTCTGCTCGAACATCTTCAGGTTGGCCTCGTAGCTGCGCTGGGCTTCGCGGGCGTCGGCGATTTCGATCATCAGGTCGACATTGGAGCCTTCGTAATGACCGCTGTCGTCGGCCAGCGGATGCGAGGGGTCAT harbors:
- a CDS encoding flagellar biosynthetic protein FliR is translated as MNLNFLPPELVLLAGAGFWHVAIVFLRVSAMVSVLPAMGELYVPTRVKLAVAAAFTFVVAPALAPFPEPDGVMAFARFAVTEALIGLALGIGVRIFVLALQTAGAMAAQSTSLSQVLGGIGAEPMPALGAVLMISGVALAVMMGLHVRVAELLIRSYQMFPAGQFPAAAGLTEWGVFRVSQSFSLAFTLAAPFVVTAVIYNLTLGVINRAMPQLMVAMVGAPVITFIGLFILMVGSPTILNVWSWSLMAFFADPGGGMP
- the flhB gene encoding flagellar type III secretion system protein FlhB, with product MSGQDDDSEKSFEPTEQKLRKAREKGEVAKSTDLSVAAAYLGLIIALYASGSGSVEGIGTALMAFLDQPDRLAPLFFEGSAAAPVGGFIGSAFRPVMPWFLVPFALVLLSIVGQRAMVFAPSKLEPKLSRISVISNAKNKFGRSGLFEFFKSFVKLLLYSVCLSVYLSYRLPEMIASAGTGPQSVVLMLAQLAMEFLFLALVIALSIGVVDAAFQHAEHRRKNMMSRKEIQDEIKDSEGDPHMKGQRRQRGQQIAMGQMLADVPKADVVIVNPTHYAVALQWSREKGAAPVCVAKGVDEIAAAIRRVASENAVPIHSDPPTARALHAAVEIGDEILEEHYAPVAAAIRFAEEMRKRAKGKVT
- a CDS encoding flagellar basal body-associated FliL family protein: MLTKLLPVILLIIGTGGGIGAGIMLAPPPEEEHAAPGSSQAAPTPEEAKEEVAEESEENQREYIKITNQFVVPVVERDQLTSLVVISLSLETRKGTSEKVHAYEPKLRDVFLQVLFDHANMGGFRGAFTRSDVLEPLRTALREAAQKQIGKGVYDVLIMEISRQDV
- the flgH gene encoding flagellar basal body L-ring protein FlgH, whose product is MTKNFSPVTPLLFGLALLTACGRMDHLGKAPSFTPANETPEHVAMLYQGLPAQTQTRRTVDGASLWSGSQQSLLGDRRAIKRGDILTVVIEIDEEAEISNDTQRSRSGSESLNMPHLLGLPQRLDRKLPDGATSADAVELGSSSASGGKGSVKRSEKLELRVAATVVDVLPNGVLAISGTQELRVNFELRELLVTGYVRPQDISRQNEITYDKIASARVSYGGRGQITDVQQPRYGQQLLDVVLPF
- the flgA gene encoding flagellar basal body P-ring formation chaperone FlgA, with amino-acid sequence MKLALAFLTAAALSAPPAWAEYLIPLRTIRAKEIVNAEDLALKKGEILGALSDPAAVAGMEARVALYAGRPLRPGDIGPPAIVERNDLVTLIFRQGVLSIAAEGRALGRGAAGEAVRVMNLSSRTTVTGRITEDGSVEVN
- the flgG gene encoding flagellar basal-body rod protein FlgG: MRALKIAATGMSAQQLRVETISNNLANMNTTAYNARRAEFADLHYQQISRAGTVNASDGTVLPTGVQVGLGVRPAAVSVHLSQGALQQTNNDLDLAIDGKGYLEVTLPSGQTAYTRDGALKRSAEGLIVTSDGFAVSPEVTIPDDATSISINAEGEVYGYFEESAEGQLLGQFTLAGFTNPKGLEAIGSNLFTETEASGAPTVSNAGEDGLGTLRQGYLEGSSVDAVREVTELIEAQRGYEMNAKVISAVDQMMGATTQVR
- a CDS encoding flagellar hook-basal body complex protein, with product MENAGYATLSRQSGLMREMRVIANNIANSATTGYRQEGLIFSEFVQSSPGQQSLSMSRANIFNTSMEQGQLTKTGGTFDFAVEGDGFFMVETPQGERLTRSGAFSPNADGDLVTMDGYRVLDAGRAPVFVPPDAGKIEVGADGSMSANGLLLGQLGLFKPMEQHTLVREDGVMFRVDGEIEDSFDSKVLQGFLEGSNVNAISEVTRMIEVQRAYEMGQSFLQAEDERIRNAIKNLIKS
- a CDS encoding flagellar biosynthetic protein FliQ, with the translated sequence MMSESLFYDTLRQALWAAVTMSTPILAVALAIGLAVGLFQALTSVQEMTLTFVPKLAAILVVFWVTMGFMTQTLVAFFDGHIVPMIAGGS
- the fliE gene encoding flagellar hook-basal body complex protein FliE, translated to MDIRSLSAASGYTAARPATKADPNHDAAGTGAGAHLKQSFEDFATTLQQSEQISVQAMTSQADPHALVQALAQTELAVETAVTVRNKVVEAYQEILRMPV